One stretch of Pseudomonas sp. NC02 DNA includes these proteins:
- a CDS encoding methyl-accepting chemotaxis protein gives MSAVLSLLQSRLLRPVFVTLGIALLVQVLVAVALTRSTVTALEADLGNRLGVDSQKLSGELAQAGKEVTSSLDSLSSSTRQRLTAGLSTRLQEEQKQLRATLEKDLQDSANDMAQLLASVAPRAMWDSDVPTLSEFARRAQRNPNVLFVVYDDAAGEHLTRYLNRENPINQALLEKGKGERALDKVLDAAKNDPSVFYVEASISPNGVEIGKVRMGVSTASVEADLAALDKRFAALIASGDQLVGDSLKGAAADSAAAMGARLQSAQATATQMTANTTSTVQEAAGTLRWRIGMGLAVVGFGVLLLIAVVLGRRVVNRLKLLIAAMDDLAAGEGDLTKRVQINSRDEIGDMASAVNRFVDKLQPIVREAGDVAQRTGVEIGAMTLRNAGADAAAGLQRDEVAESLRALSQMADEAQAESHAMQAALQQVVDIRQATDENSRTSAEVGSLIEALAGQVQAGSKVIERLAQQSEQIEVVLTVIHGIAEQTNLLALNAAIEAARAGETGRGFAVVADEVRALASKTQSSTGDIQAHIVALQQGAREAVETIGKAGRQASEGLLVLRDSVRLQQSVQASVEQVHAAIGLATRAAEHQAQGAHAVRGRVEIIHAQAERAAQAVVETTASGKVLDGLAAQLKASLGQFRA, from the coding sequence GTGTCTGCCGTTCTCTCATTGTTACAAAGCCGGCTGTTGCGGCCGGTGTTCGTTACCCTAGGTATCGCTCTTTTGGTGCAAGTACTGGTGGCCGTCGCCCTGACGCGAAGCACCGTCACTGCATTGGAAGCTGATTTGGGCAATCGCCTGGGCGTCGACAGCCAGAAACTGTCCGGCGAGTTGGCGCAAGCCGGCAAGGAAGTGACATCCAGCCTGGACAGTCTGTCTTCCAGCACGCGCCAGCGTCTGACGGCGGGGCTTTCCACGCGCCTGCAGGAAGAGCAGAAGCAACTGCGTGCGACCCTGGAAAAAGACCTGCAGGACTCTGCCAATGACATGGCGCAACTGCTCGCCTCGGTGGCGCCGCGCGCCATGTGGGACAGCGACGTGCCGACGCTGTCTGAGTTTGCCCGCAGAGCCCAGCGCAATCCCAACGTGTTGTTTGTGGTGTATGACGACGCGGCTGGTGAGCACCTGACCCGTTACCTCAATCGTGAAAACCCGATCAACCAGGCGCTGCTGGAAAAGGGCAAGGGCGAACGTGCCCTGGATAAAGTGCTGGATGCGGCGAAGAATGATCCCTCGGTGTTCTACGTCGAAGCGTCCATCAGCCCCAATGGCGTAGAGATCGGCAAGGTCCGCATGGGGGTTTCGACTGCCTCGGTCGAGGCTGACCTGGCCGCGCTGGACAAGCGTTTTGCTGCACTGATTGCCAGCGGTGACCAGTTGGTGGGCGACAGCCTCAAGGGTGCCGCGGCTGACAGCGCGGCGGCCATGGGCGCGCGTTTGCAGTCGGCGCAAGCCACCGCCACCCAGATGACCGCCAATACCACCAGCACCGTGCAAGAGGCGGCGGGCACCTTGCGCTGGCGCATCGGCATGGGCCTGGCGGTGGTAGGTTTTGGTGTATTGCTGTTGATTGCTGTAGTGCTCGGCCGTCGGGTGGTCAATCGCCTGAAGCTGCTGATTGCAGCGATGGACGATCTGGCGGCAGGCGAGGGCGACCTGACCAAGCGTGTGCAGATCAACAGCCGGGACGAAATCGGCGACATGGCCTCGGCGGTCAATCGTTTTGTGGATAAATTGCAGCCGATCGTGCGTGAAGCCGGTGATGTGGCCCAGCGTACCGGTGTGGAAATCGGCGCGATGACCCTGCGCAATGCGGGTGCCGATGCGGCCGCCGGCTTGCAGCGTGATGAGGTTGCCGAAAGCCTGCGGGCGCTGTCGCAAATGGCGGATGAGGCCCAGGCGGAAAGCCATGCGATGCAGGCGGCCTTGCAGCAGGTGGTGGATATTCGCCAGGCGACTGATGAAAATTCCCGCACTTCAGCCGAAGTCGGCAGCTTGATCGAGGCGTTGGCGGGGCAGGTGCAGGCCGGTTCCAAGGTGATCGAGCGGCTGGCGCAGCAGAGCGAGCAGATCGAGGTGGTGTTAACGGTGATCCACGGGATTGCCGAGCAAACCAACCTGCTGGCGCTCAACGCGGCTATTGAGGCGGCGCGAGCCGGTGAGACCGGGCGCGGCTTTGCGGTCGTGGCGGACGAGGTTCGCGCCCTGGCCAGTAAAACCCAGAGTTCTACCGGCGACATCCAGGCCCACATCGTGGCCTTGCAGCAAGGCGCCCGTGAGGCTGTGGAAACCATCGGCAAGGCCGGGCGCCAGGCCAGTGAAGGTTTGCTGGTATTACGCGACAGCGTGCGCCTGCAGCAGTCGGTGCAGGCCTCGGTGGAGCAGGTGCATGCAGCGATTGGCCTGGCGACGCGGGCGGCTGAGCATCAGGCGCAGGGTGCGCATGCGGTGCGTGGGCGAGTCGAGATCATTCATGCCCAGGCTGAGCGAGCGGCGCAGGCGGTGGTAGAGACTACAGCCAGTGGCAAAGTGCTGGATGGGTTGGCTGCGCAGTTGAAGGCGAGCTTGGGGCAGTTCCGGGCTTGA
- a CDS encoding extracellular solute-binding protein, with amino-acid sequence MMIRDTRLKTSLLRGLTITLLGLTLLSPAAYSADKVALTLYNGQHKEVGDELAKAFEAKTGIHVNVRKGSSNQLASQVVEEGDRSPADVIYTEESPPLNKLGEQGLLATIDASTLDILPKEYVAANGAWMGVTARTRVVAFNPKLIAEKDLPKSVLDFAGPEWQGKVGFVPTSGAFQEQAVAIIKLHGREAAEEWLTGLRAFGKVYSNNMVALKAVENGEVATVLVNNYYWFALKKEKTNLDSQLHYFTNGDAGGLITVSAAAALKSSKHPKEAQQLLAFMASEEGQRVITNTSAEYPLRKGMESNRGLKPFSELQPPKVTPADLGNAEEALELERDVGLN; translated from the coding sequence ATGATGATCCGCGATACCCGTCTCAAGACATCCCTTCTGCGTGGCCTGACCATCACTCTGCTCGGCCTGACCCTGCTCTCGCCCGCTGCCTATTCTGCCGACAAGGTTGCACTGACCTTGTACAACGGCCAACACAAGGAGGTCGGCGATGAACTTGCCAAGGCCTTCGAAGCCAAGACCGGCATCCACGTCAATGTGCGCAAGGGCAGCAGCAACCAGCTGGCCAGCCAGGTCGTCGAAGAAGGTGACCGCTCCCCTGCCGACGTGATCTACACCGAAGAATCGCCGCCGCTGAATAAACTCGGCGAGCAAGGCCTGCTGGCAACCATCGACGCCAGCACCCTCGACATCCTGCCGAAGGAATACGTGGCCGCCAACGGCGCCTGGATGGGCGTAACCGCACGCACCCGCGTCGTGGCCTTCAACCCGAAGCTGATCGCCGAGAAAGACCTGCCCAAGTCGGTACTGGATTTCGCCGGGCCCGAGTGGCAAGGCAAGGTCGGTTTCGTGCCCACCAGCGGCGCGTTCCAGGAACAAGCCGTAGCGATCATCAAGCTGCACGGTCGCGAAGCGGCTGAAGAGTGGCTGACCGGCCTGCGCGCTTTCGGCAAGGTCTACAGCAACAACATGGTTGCGCTCAAGGCCGTGGAAAATGGCGAAGTCGCCACCGTGCTGGTGAACAACTACTACTGGTTCGCCCTGAAGAAAGAAAAAACCAACCTGGATTCGCAGCTGCACTACTTCACCAACGGCGATGCCGGTGGCCTGATCACCGTGTCTGCCGCGGCTGCACTGAAATCCAGCAAGCATCCAAAGGAAGCCCAGCAACTGCTGGCATTCATGGCCAGCGAAGAAGGCCAGCGGGTAATCACCAACACTTCCGCCGAATACCCGCTGCGCAAGGGCATGGAATCCAACCGCGGCCTCAAGCCTTTCAGCGAGCTGCAACCGCCGAAAGTCACCCCTGCCGACCTGGGCAACGCCGAAGAAGCCCTGGAACTGGAACGTGACGTTGGCTTGAACTGA
- the hflC gene encoding protease modulator HflC, which translates to MSNKSLTALIVGVVVVIAAWNCFYIVSQTERAVLLQFGRVVQADVQPGLHVKVPYVNQVRKFDGRLMTLDAPTQRFLTLEKKAVMVDAYAKWRVKDAERFYTATSGLKQIADERLSRRLESGLRDQFGKRTLHEVVSGERDALMADITRSLNAMAEKELGIEVIDVRVKAIDLPKEVNRSVFERMSTEREREAREHRAKGNELAEGIRADADRQRRVLLAEAYRESEEARGDGDAQAASIYAKAYGQDQEFYAFYRSLRAYRESFANKTDVMVLDPSSDFFRYLEKSK; encoded by the coding sequence ATGAGCAATAAATCGCTGACCGCCCTGATTGTGGGCGTCGTCGTGGTCATCGCTGCCTGGAACTGCTTCTATATCGTGTCTCAGACCGAGCGCGCGGTGTTGCTGCAATTCGGTCGCGTGGTCCAGGCGGATGTCCAGCCGGGCCTGCATGTGAAAGTCCCCTACGTCAACCAGGTGCGCAAGTTCGACGGCCGCCTGATGACCCTGGATGCACCGACACAACGCTTCCTGACCCTGGAAAAGAAAGCTGTGATGGTTGACGCCTACGCCAAGTGGCGCGTCAAGGATGCCGAGCGCTTCTACACCGCGACCTCCGGCCTCAAGCAGATTGCCGACGAGCGTTTGTCGCGCCGTCTGGAATCGGGCCTGCGTGACCAGTTTGGTAAGCGCACCCTGCACGAGGTGGTATCCGGTGAACGTGACGCGCTGATGGCGGACATCACGCGTTCGTTGAATGCGATGGCGGAAAAAGAGCTGGGCATCGAGGTGATCGATGTTCGGGTCAAGGCCATCGACCTTCCGAAGGAAGTGAACCGCAGCGTGTTCGAACGTATGAGCACCGAGCGTGAGCGCGAGGCTCGTGAGCACCGCGCCAAGGGTAACGAACTGGCAGAAGGGATCCGCGCGGATGCCGACCGTCAGCGTCGCGTACTGTTGGCTGAAGCCTATCGCGAGTCTGAAGAGGCCCGTGGTGATGGTGATGCTCAAGCCGCTTCGATCTACGCCAAGGCCTATGGCCAGGACCAGGAGTTCTACGCGTTCTACCGTAGCCTGCGCGCCTACCGTGAAAGCTTTGCGAACAAAACCGACGTCATGGTGCTGGACCCAAGTAGCGATTTCTTCCGCTACCTGGAAAAGTCCAAGTAA
- a CDS encoding iron ABC transporter permease, which translates to MNPSLPAPALRGGFTPRRKRPSIWLLLPVLLLVGLSLLPLAYVGLKAWQAGWAEAVHLLWRPYVFGLLRNTLALMVGVTVACGVIGLSLAWLLERSNLPGRRIWGVILCLPFAVPAFVSSFTWVSLSANFEGLGGAILVMTLSKYPLVFLPVAATLRNLDPSLEESARTLELNRWGVFFRITLPLLWPSLLAGALLIALHMLVEFGALSIIGLQTFTTAIYQQFELEFSNANAAMLSAVLLVMCLTLLWLELRVRGKGRHVRTGQGAARHAEQVRLGKWAALGQLYCLLLAIIGSGIPLGMLGYWLAVGSSAAFPIAEISEALLSSLALSLGGAALCLLFAVPVGLLVVRYKGQLALWAERLPYLLHALPGLVIALTLVYFALHYVPALYQTSALLLIAYALLFLPLAQAPIRTALNKAAPQLEEAARTLGASSFSAFCRVTLPIIFPALGAAFALVFLDAMKELTATLLLSPTGLNTLATAVWAHTSNVEFAAAAPYAALLILVSGLPVYLLTTRMYLSR; encoded by the coding sequence ATGAACCCATCGCTCCCCGCCCCCGCCTTGCGCGGGGGTTTTACGCCGAGACGCAAACGCCCTTCGATCTGGTTGCTGCTACCAGTCCTGCTGCTGGTAGGCCTGAGCCTGTTGCCGCTGGCGTATGTCGGCCTCAAGGCCTGGCAGGCAGGATGGGCCGAGGCGGTGCATTTGCTGTGGCGACCCTATGTATTCGGGTTGCTGCGCAACACCCTGGCGCTGATGGTCGGCGTCACCGTGGCCTGCGGCGTGATCGGCTTGTCCCTGGCCTGGCTGCTGGAACGCAGCAACCTGCCGGGGCGGCGGATCTGGGGAGTGATCCTGTGCCTGCCGTTCGCGGTGCCGGCGTTTGTCAGCAGCTTTACCTGGGTTTCGTTAAGCGCCAACTTTGAAGGGTTGGGCGGAGCGATCCTGGTGATGACCCTGTCCAAATACCCGCTGGTGTTTCTGCCGGTGGCGGCAACCCTGCGCAATCTTGATCCATCCCTGGAAGAATCGGCCCGCACCCTCGAACTGAATCGCTGGGGCGTATTCTTTCGCATCACCTTGCCGCTGCTGTGGCCGTCGCTGCTGGCCGGGGCACTGTTGATTGCCCTGCATATGCTGGTGGAGTTCGGCGCGCTGTCGATCATCGGCTTGCAGACGTTTACCACCGCGATCTACCAGCAATTCGAGCTGGAGTTCAGCAACGCCAATGCGGCGATGCTCTCGGCGGTGCTGCTGGTGATGTGCCTGACGCTGCTCTGGCTGGAGCTGCGGGTGCGCGGCAAGGGCCGACACGTGCGTACCGGCCAGGGCGCGGCGCGGCATGCCGAACAGGTTCGACTCGGCAAATGGGCGGCGCTGGGGCAGCTGTATTGCCTGCTCCTGGCGATCATCGGCAGCGGCATTCCACTGGGCATGCTCGGTTATTGGCTGGCAGTGGGCAGTTCGGCGGCATTTCCGATAGCCGAGATCAGCGAGGCGCTGCTTTCTTCGTTGGCGCTATCCCTGGGCGGCGCCGCGCTTTGCCTGTTGTTTGCCGTGCCGGTGGGCTTGCTGGTGGTGCGCTACAAGGGCCAGCTCGCACTGTGGGCCGAGCGCCTGCCGTACCTGCTGCACGCCCTGCCCGGCCTGGTAATTGCGCTGACACTGGTGTATTTCGCCCTGCATTACGTGCCGGCGCTGTATCAAACGTCGGCATTGCTGCTGATCGCTTATGCGCTGCTGTTTTTGCCCCTGGCCCAGGCGCCGATCCGCACGGCGCTGAACAAGGCAGCACCCCAGCTGGAAGAGGCGGCGAGAACGCTGGGCGCGTCGTCGTTCAGTGCGTTTTGCCGGGTGACGCTGCCGATTATTTTCCCGGCATTGGGGGCGGCGTTTGCGCTGGTATTCCTGGATGCAATGAAGGAATTGACGGCGACGTTGCTGCTTAGTCCGACCGGGCTGAATACCTTGGCAACTGCCGTGTGGGCGCACACCTCGAATGTGGAATTCGCGGCAGCGGCGCCCTATGCGGCATTGTTGATTTTGGTGTCGGGACTGCCGGTGTATTTGCTTACGACGCGGATGTACCTGAGCCGCTGA
- the rnr gene encoding ribonuclease R: MADWQSLDPEAAREAEKYENPIPSRELILAHLADRGSPASREQLVEEFGLTTEDQLEALRRRLRAMERDAQLIYTRRGTYAPVDKLDLILGRIAGHRDGFGFLIPDDGSDDLFMSPAQMRLVFDGDRALARVSGLDRRGRREGVIVEVVSRAHESIVGRYFEEGGIGFVVPDNPKVQQEVLITPGRNGAAKVGQFVEVKITHWPTARFQPQGDIVEVVGNYMAPGMEIDVALRTYDIPHVWPEAVLKEAAKLKPEVEEKDKEKRIDLRHLPFVTIDGEDARDFDDAVYCEAKPGKLRLFSGGWKLFVAIADVSSYVKIGSALDNEAQVRGNSVYFPERVIPMLPEQLSNGLCSLNPKVDRLAMVCEMTISKTGEMTDYQFYEAVIHSQARLTYNKVSTILEQPKTSEAKALRGEYGHVVPHLKQLYALYKVLLGARHVRGAIDFETQETRIVFGSERKIAAITPTTRNDAHKLIEECMLAANVATAEFLKKHEIPALYRVHDGPPPERLEKLRAFLGELGLSLHKGKDGPTPKDYQALLASIKDRPDYHVIQTVMLRSLSQAVYSADNQGHFGLNYEAYTHFTSPIRRYPDLLTHRAIRSVIHSKQNTPHVKRAGAMTIPKARIYPYDEAALEQLGEQCSMSERRADEATRDVVNWLKCEFMKDRVGESFPGVITAVTGFGLFVELTDIYVEGLVHVTALPGDYYHFDPVHHRLAGERTGRSFRLGDTVEVQVMRVDLDERKIDFGMPDKPAEPTGRKKRGSETAAPASKGKGAPAKAAVAEPAPAKPARRSSAKDKAPEAYRPSDAAAKNAELRKSRELKQQLLNEAKSGGKAASGGKSREAEKPSSKPSKHRKGPPKAGSAPAKSGGSRKPKAKS; the protein is encoded by the coding sequence ATGGCCGATTGGCAGTCCCTCGATCCCGAGGCCGCTCGTGAAGCGGAAAAATATGAAAACCCCATTCCTAGCCGCGAACTGATCCTGGCGCACCTCGCCGATCGGGGTTCGCCTGCTAGCCGCGAGCAGCTGGTTGAAGAGTTCGGTCTGACCACCGAAGACCAACTCGAGGCCCTGCGTCGTCGCCTGCGCGCCATGGAGCGCGATGCCCAGTTGATCTACACCCGCCGCGGCACCTACGCGCCGGTGGACAAGCTCGACCTGATCCTCGGCCGCATCGCCGGCCACCGTGACGGTTTCGGCTTCCTGATCCCGGACGATGGCAGCGACGACCTGTTCATGAGCCCGGCGCAAATGCGCCTGGTGTTTGATGGCGACCGTGCCCTGGCCCGCGTTTCCGGCCTCGACCGTCGCGGTCGCCGTGAAGGCGTGATCGTCGAAGTGGTGTCCCGTGCCCACGAGTCCATCGTCGGCCGTTACTTCGAAGAAGGCGGCATCGGCTTCGTGGTGCCGGATAACCCCAAGGTCCAGCAGGAAGTGCTGATCACCCCGGGGCGCAATGGCGCCGCCAAAGTGGGCCAGTTCGTCGAGGTGAAAATCACCCACTGGCCCACTGCGCGCTTCCAGCCACAGGGCGATATCGTTGAAGTGGTCGGCAACTACATGGCGCCGGGCATGGAGATCGATGTTGCGCTGCGCACCTACGATATCCCTCACGTCTGGCCTGAGGCTGTGCTCAAAGAAGCCGCCAAGCTCAAGCCGGAAGTCGAAGAAAAAGACAAAGAGAAGCGCATCGACCTGCGTCATCTACCGTTCGTCACCATTGACGGCGAAGATGCTCGCGACTTCGACGATGCGGTCTACTGCGAAGCCAAGCCTGGCAAACTGCGCCTGTTCTCCGGCGGCTGGAAGTTGTTCGTCGCGATTGCCGACGTGTCCAGCTACGTGAAGATCGGTTCGGCCCTGGACAACGAAGCCCAGGTGCGCGGCAACTCGGTGTACTTCCCCGAGCGCGTCATCCCGATGCTGCCTGAGCAGCTGTCCAACGGCCTGTGCTCCCTGAACCCGAAAGTCGACCGTTTGGCCATGGTGTGCGAGATGACCATCTCGAAAACCGGCGAAATGACCGACTACCAGTTCTACGAAGCGGTGATTCACTCCCAGGCGCGCCTGACCTACAACAAGGTCAGCACCATCCTGGAACAGCCGAAAACCAGCGAGGCCAAGGCCCTGCGTGGTGAGTACGGGCATGTCGTGCCGCACCTCAAGCAGCTCTACGCGCTGTACAAGGTGCTGTTGGGCGCTCGTCACGTGCGTGGCGCGATCGACTTTGAAACTCAGGAAACCCGTATTGTCTTCGGTTCCGAGCGCAAGATCGCCGCAATCACCCCGACCACGCGCAACGATGCTCACAAGCTGATCGAGGAATGCATGCTGGCGGCCAACGTGGCCACCGCAGAATTCCTCAAAAAGCACGAGATTCCTGCGTTGTACCGGGTGCACGACGGCCCGCCGCCGGAGCGTCTGGAGAAGCTGCGCGCGTTCCTCGGTGAGCTCGGCCTGTCCCTGCACAAAGGCAAGGACGGCCCGACGCCGAAGGACTACCAGGCTCTGCTCGCGAGCATCAAGGACCGTCCGGATTACCACGTGATCCAGACCGTCATGCTGCGCTCCCTGAGCCAGGCGGTGTACAGCGCCGATAACCAGGGCCACTTCGGCCTGAATTACGAAGCGTACACCCACTTCACCTCGCCGATTCGTCGTTACCCGGACTTGCTCACGCACCGGGCGATCCGCAGCGTGATCCATTCCAAGCAGAACACCCCGCACGTCAAGCGTGCTGGTGCCATGACCATTCCGAAGGCACGGATCTATCCGTACGACGAAGCGGCCCTGGAACAGTTGGGCGAGCAGTGCTCCATGAGCGAGCGCCGTGCCGACGAAGCCACCCGCGACGTAGTGAACTGGCTCAAGTGCGAGTTCATGAAAGACCGCGTGGGCGAGTCGTTCCCGGGTGTGATCACTGCCGTGACCGGTTTTGGTTTGTTCGTCGAGCTGACCGACATCTACGTCGAGGGCCTGGTGCACGTCACCGCCTTGCCGGGTGACTACTACCACTTCGACCCTGTGCATCACCGCCTGGCGGGCGAGCGCACCGGTCGCAGCTTCCGTCTGGGCGATACCGTGGAAGTGCAGGTCATGCGCGTCGACCTCGACGAGCGCAAGATCGATTTCGGTATGCCTGACAAGCCGGCTGAACCGACTGGCCGTAAAAAACGTGGCAGCGAAACTGCAGCCCCGGCCAGCAAAGGCAAAGGTGCTCCTGCGAAAGCAGCGGTCGCCGAGCCTGCGCCAGCCAAGCCTGCGCGTCGTTCGTCTGCCAAGGACAAGGCCCCCGAAGCCTACCGCCCTAGCGATGCCGCGGCGAAAAACGCCGAGCTGCGCAAGAGCCGCGAGTTGAAGCAGCAGTTGCTCAACGAAGCCAAAAGCGGTGGTAAAGCGGCGTCTGGGGGAAAGTCCCGCGAGGCGGAAAAGCCGTCGAGCAAGCCGAGTAAACACCGTAAAGGCCCGCCAAAAGCGGGTTCGGCCCCCGCGAAAAGCGGCGGGTCGCGCAAACCTAAGGCCAAGTCATGA
- a CDS encoding ATP phosphoribosyltransferase regulatory subunit, with translation MATVDRWLLPDGIEEVLPPEAARIEIARRQVLDLFQSWGYEFVVTPHIEYLESLLTGAGQDLDLRTFKVIDPQSGRQMGFRADITPQVARIDAHTLRREGPSRLCYAGSVLHAQPRALSSSRSPIQLGAELYGDASPSSDVEVISLMLAMLQLADVPDVHMDLGHVGIYRGLARAAGLSGEVEQQLFDALQRKAIDEVIALTAGVPADLAGMLRALVDLCGGREVLTAARDRLANAPADVLAALDDVLAIAEQLSARFPQLPLYFDLGELRGYHYHTGVVFAVFVPGVGQAIAQGGRYDDIGADFGRARPATGFSTDLKTLVTLGRAEVELPSGGIWMPDSTDAALWQQVCQLRSEGQRVVQALPGQPLAAAREADCDRQLIQQNGLWQVSPLAS, from the coding sequence ATGGCAACGGTAGACCGCTGGCTGCTGCCAGATGGCATCGAAGAAGTACTGCCACCAGAAGCTGCGCGCATTGAAATCGCGCGCCGCCAGGTGTTGGATCTGTTCCAGAGCTGGGGTTACGAGTTTGTCGTGACTCCGCATATCGAGTACCTGGAATCCCTGCTGACCGGCGCGGGCCAGGACCTGGATCTGCGCACCTTCAAGGTCATCGACCCGCAATCGGGCCGGCAAATGGGCTTTCGTGCCGACATCACGCCGCAAGTAGCGCGCATTGATGCGCACACCCTGCGTCGCGAAGGGCCAAGCCGCCTGTGCTACGCCGGCAGCGTGCTGCATGCGCAACCGCGTGCGTTGTCGTCGTCCCGCAGCCCGATCCAGTTGGGCGCCGAGTTGTACGGTGATGCCAGCCCGAGCAGCGACGTGGAAGTCATCAGCCTGATGCTGGCCATGTTGCAGCTGGCCGATGTGCCGGATGTGCACATGGACCTTGGGCATGTCGGTATCTACCGCGGCCTGGCCCGTGCGGCCGGCTTGTCGGGTGAAGTGGAACAACAGTTGTTCGATGCCTTGCAGCGCAAGGCCATCGATGAAGTGATTGCCCTGACGGCGGGCGTGCCTGCCGACCTGGCCGGCATGCTGCGTGCGCTGGTGGATCTGTGTGGCGGCCGTGAAGTACTGACCGCCGCCCGTGATCGCCTGGCGAATGCGCCGGCTGATGTATTGGCGGCCCTGGACGATGTGCTGGCGATTGCCGAGCAGTTGTCTGCGCGCTTCCCGCAGTTGCCGCTGTATTTTGATTTGGGTGAGTTGCGCGGCTACCACTACCACACCGGTGTGGTGTTTGCGGTGTTTGTCCCGGGTGTTGGCCAGGCCATCGCCCAGGGCGGTCGTTACGACGATATCGGCGCCGACTTCGGTCGCGCTCGTCCGGCGACCGGTTTTTCCACCGATTTGAAAACCCTGGTGACCCTGGGGCGTGCTGAGGTCGAACTGCCGTCTGGCGGTATCTGGATGCCCGACAGTACGGACGCAGCACTCTGGCAGCAGGTTTGCCAGTTGCGCAGTGAGGGTCAGCGTGTGGTCCAGGCCTTGCCTGGGCAGCCATTGGCCGCCGCCCGTGAAGCGGACTGCGACCGGCAATTGATTCAGCAGAACGGGCTTTGGCAAGTATCGCCACTGGCTTCTTGA
- a CDS encoding adenylosuccinate synthase encodes MGKNVVVLGTQWGDEGKGKIVDLLTEHAAAVVRYQGGHNAGHTLVIDGEKTVLHLIPSGVLREGVQCLIGNGVVVAPDALLREITKLEEKGVPVRERLRISPSCPLILSFHVALDQAREKARGELKIGTTGRGIGPAYEDKVARRGLRVGDLLNMPRFEDKLRELVDYHNFMLVGYYKEPAIEFEKTLAECKEYAELLKPLMLDVTAELHDLRRAGKDIMFEGAQGSLLDIDHGTYPYVTSSNTTAGGVATGSGVGPMFLDYILGITKAYTTRVGSGPFPTELFDDVGAHLAKQGHEFGATTGRARRCGWFDAVILRRAIDVNSISGICLTKLDVLDGLETINICIGYKDAEGKDVAPTDADSYVGLQPVYEEVPGWTESTVGAKTLEELPANARAYIKRVEELIGAPIDIISTGPDRNETIVLRHPFA; translated from the coding sequence ATGGGTAAGAATGTCGTAGTCCTGGGCACCCAATGGGGTGATGAGGGCAAAGGCAAGATCGTTGATCTGCTGACCGAACATGCTGCCGCCGTAGTGCGCTACCAAGGTGGCCACAACGCTGGCCACACCCTGGTCATCGATGGCGAAAAAACCGTCTTGCACCTGATCCCGTCGGGTGTACTGCGCGAAGGCGTGCAGTGCCTGATCGGCAACGGCGTGGTGGTTGCACCTGACGCCCTGCTGCGCGAGATCACCAAGCTGGAAGAGAAAGGCGTGCCAGTGCGCGAGCGCCTGCGTATCAGCCCTTCCTGCCCGCTGATCCTGTCCTTCCACGTTGCGCTGGACCAGGCCCGTGAAAAGGCCCGTGGCGAGCTGAAGATCGGCACGACCGGTCGCGGCATCGGCCCGGCCTACGAAGACAAGGTTGCACGTCGTGGCCTGCGTGTGGGCGACCTGCTCAACATGCCGCGCTTTGAAGACAAGCTGCGTGAACTGGTGGATTACCACAACTTCATGCTGGTGGGTTACTACAAAGAGCCGGCCATCGAGTTTGAAAAGACCCTGGCCGAGTGCAAGGAATACGCCGAGCTGCTCAAGCCGCTGATGCTGGACGTGACTGCCGAGCTGCACGACCTGCGTCGCGCCGGCAAAGACATCATGTTCGAAGGCGCCCAGGGCTCGTTGCTGGACATCGACCACGGCACCTACCCGTACGTCACCAGTTCCAACACCACCGCTGGCGGCGTTGCGACGGGTTCGGGCGTTGGCCCGATGTTCCTGGACTACATCCTCGGCATCACCAAGGCATACACCACGCGTGTAGGTTCGGGTCCATTCCCGACTGAACTGTTCGACGACGTCGGCGCGCACCTGGCCAAACAAGGCCACGAGTTCGGCGCGACGACCGGCCGTGCCCGCCGTTGTGGCTGGTTCGACGCCGTTATCCTGCGTCGCGCTATCGATGTGAACAGCATCTCGGGCATCTGCCTGACCAAGCTGGACGTACTCGACGGCCTGGAAACCATCAACATCTGCATCGGCTACAAGGATGCGGAAGGCAAGGACGTTGCCCCGACTGACGCGGACAGCTACGTAGGCCTGCAGCCTGTGTACGAAGAAGTGCCAGGCTGGACCGAATCGACCGTGGGCGCCAAGACCCTGGAAGAACTGCCAGCCAACGCCCGCGCTTACATCAAGCGCGTTGAAGAGCTGATCGGTGCGCCAATCGACATTATTTCGACGGGCCCGGACCGCAACGAGACCATCGTTCTGCGTCACCCGTTCGCTTAA